The following proteins are co-located in the Paenibacillus sp. FSL H8-0079 genome:
- the rplB gene encoding 50S ribosomal protein L2, translated as MPIKKYKPTSPARRNMSVSTFEEITTNQPEKSLLAPLSKQAGRNNQGKITVRHHGGGHKRKYRIIDFKRTKDGIPGRVATIEYDPNRTSNIALIHYADGEKRYIIAPKGLKVGDQVFSGPESDIKIGNALPLENIPVGTVIHNIELKPGKGGQLVRAAGTEAQLLGKEEKYVSVRLSSGEVRRILKVCRATIGSVGNQDHELIKIGKAGRSRWLGKRPEVRGVVMNPNDHPHGGGEGRAPIGRKSPMSPWGKPTLGYKTRKKNKASDKYIIRRRTK; from the coding sequence GTGCCAATCAAAAAGTATAAACCAACATCCCCGGCAAGACGGAACATGTCCGTTTCTACATTTGAGGAAATCACCACAAATCAGCCGGAGAAATCGTTGTTGGCCCCGTTGAGCAAACAAGCAGGCCGCAACAACCAAGGTAAAATTACAGTTCGTCACCATGGTGGTGGACACAAACGTAAATACCGTATCATCGACTTCAAACGTACTAAAGATGGAATACCGGGCCGCGTTGCTACGATTGAGTATGACCCGAACCGTACATCTAATATCGCTCTGATTCACTATGCTGATGGTGAGAAACGTTACATCATCGCTCCTAAAGGTTTGAAAGTTGGAGATCAAGTGTTCTCCGGACCTGAATCAGACATCAAAATCGGTAACGCTCTGCCACTCGAAAACATTCCAGTAGGTACCGTTATCCACAATATCGAATTGAAACCAGGTAAAGGCGGACAATTGGTTCGTGCTGCTGGTACAGAAGCACAATTGCTTGGTAAAGAAGAAAAATACGTTTCCGTTCGTCTCTCTTCCGGAGAAGTTCGTCGTATTTTGAAAGTTTGCCGCGCAACAATCGGATCTGTTGGTAACCAAGACCACGAGCTCATCAAAATCGGTAAAGCCGGTCGTAGCCGTTGGTTGGGTAAACGTCCTGAGGTTCGTGGTGTAGTAATGAACCCTAACGATCACCCACACGGTGGTGGTGAAGGTCGTGCTCCAATCGGACGTAAATCGCCAATGTCACCATGGGGTAAACCTACTCTTGGTTACAAAACGCGTAAGAAAAATAAAGCTTCTGATAAATACATCATTCGCCGCCGCACGAAGTAA
- the rpsJ gene encoding 30S ribosomal protein S10, with translation MAKQKIRIRLKAYDHRILDQSAEKIVETAKRSGAGVSGPIPLPTEKQIITILRAVHKYKDSREQFEQRTHKRLIDIVNPTPQTVDALMRLDLPSGVDIEIKL, from the coding sequence ATGGCAAAGCAAAAAATTCGTATTCGTTTGAAAGCTTACGACCACAGAATTCTTGATCAATCCGCGGAGAAAATTGTTGAAACAGCAAAACGTTCGGGTGCAGGTGTATCCGGTCCGATTCCGCTTCCTACTGAAAAACAAATCATTACTATTCTTCGTGCGGTGCACAAGTACAAGGATTCTCGGGAACAATTCGAACAACGCACACATAAGCGTTTGATCGACATCGTTAACCCGACTCCACAAACTGTGGATGCCTTGATGCGCTTGGATCTGCCGTCCGGTGTAGATATCGAAATTAAATTGTAA
- a CDS encoding ribosomal L7Ae/L30e/S12e/Gadd45 family protein → MSNEKALQDAHVKIGSKQTMRMVQTGMASEVYVAEDSDPQLTSKIIALCEQHNVKCTKVDTMKNLGKACGIGVGAAMAAVVKS, encoded by the coding sequence ATGTCTAATGAAAAAGCCTTGCAAGATGCTCATGTCAAAATTGGTTCCAAACAGACCATGCGGATGGTGCAGACAGGTATGGCTTCTGAAGTCTATGTCGCAGAAGATAGTGATCCGCAGCTTACTTCCAAAATCATTGCTTTGTGTGAACAACACAATGTGAAATGCACGAAAGTGGATACAATGAAAAATCTCGGCAAGGCTTGCGGGATTGGAGTAGGAGCAGCTATGGCTGCTGTCGTAAAATCATAG
- the rpsS gene encoding 30S ribosomal protein S19 yields the protein MGRSLKKGPFIDGYMLKKVEEMEASGKKNVIKTWSRRSTIFPQFIGHTFGVYDGRKHVPVYVTEDMVGHKLGEFAPTRTYKGHTDDDKKTRR from the coding sequence ATGGGTCGCAGTTTGAAAAAAGGGCCATTCATTGATGGCTACATGCTCAAAAAGGTAGAAGAGATGGAAGCTTCAGGTAAGAAGAACGTAATCAAAACCTGGTCCCGTCGTTCTACAATTTTCCCACAATTCATCGGACACACATTTGGCGTTTACGATGGTCGTAAGCACGTGCCAGTGTATGTAACTGAGGACATGGTCGGACACAAACTGGGTGAGTTCGCTCCAACCCGTACGTACAAAGGCCATACTGATGATGATAAGAAAACAAGAAGATAA
- the rplC gene encoding 50S ribosomal protein L3: MKAILGKKLGMTQVFTPEGNVVPVTVIEAGPCVVLQKKDIENDGYEAIQIGYSDKKEKNANKPEAGHAKKANTAPKRYVREVRGINIAEYEVGQELKADIFAEGEFVDVTGISKGKGFAGVIKRWGQSTGPMSHGSRYHRGPGSMGSIQANRVPKGKRLPGHMGHDTVTIQRLEVVKVDAERNVLLVKGSIPGPKNSLIRVKQTVKK, encoded by the coding sequence ATGAAAGCAATCTTAGGAAAAAAACTCGGAATGACTCAAGTATTTACTCCTGAAGGTAACGTTGTTCCAGTAACGGTTATCGAAGCGGGCCCTTGTGTTGTTTTGCAAAAGAAAGACATTGAGAACGATGGCTACGAAGCAATTCAAATCGGTTACTCCGATAAGAAAGAGAAAAATGCTAACAAGCCAGAAGCAGGTCACGCTAAAAAAGCGAACACTGCCCCTAAGCGCTACGTTCGTGAAGTTCGCGGTATCAACATCGCAGAATATGAAGTTGGCCAAGAACTGAAAGCTGACATTTTCGCTGAAGGCGAATTCGTTGACGTAACGGGTATTTCTAAAGGTAAAGGTTTTGCCGGCGTTATCAAACGTTGGGGACAAAGCACTGGACCTATGTCACACGGTTCGCGTTACCACCGTGGCCCTGGTTCAATGGGTTCGATCCAAGCTAACCGAGTTCCTAAAGGCAAACGCCTGCCAGGACACATGGGACATGATACAGTTACAATTCAACGTCTTGAAGTAGTTAAAGTAGACGCTGAGCGTAACGTGTTGCTCGTGAAAGGTTCCATTCCTGGACCGAAAAACAGTCTCATTAGAGTTAAACAAACGGTGAAAAAATAA
- the rpsL gene encoding 30S ribosomal protein S12 — MPTINQLVRKGRQAKVEKSKSPALQKGFNALKRESTNISAPQKRGVCTRVGTMTPRKPNSALRKYARVRLTNRLEVTAYIPGIGHNLQEHSVVLIRGGKVKDLAGVRYHIVRGALDTAGVNNRMQARSKYGAKRPKAKKA, encoded by the coding sequence ATGCCAACTATTAATCAACTGGTTCGTAAAGGACGTCAAGCAAAAGTTGAGAAGTCAAAATCTCCAGCTTTGCAAAAAGGATTCAACGCTTTGAAACGTGAATCTACTAACATCAGTGCCCCACAAAAACGTGGTGTCTGCACTCGTGTAGGTACAATGACTCCACGTAAACCAAACTCTGCACTTCGTAAGTATGCCCGTGTTCGTTTGACGAACCGTCTCGAGGTTACTGCTTATATCCCGGGAATCGGACATAACCTTCAAGAACACAGTGTGGTATTGATCCGCGGAGGTAAAGTTAAAGACCTTGCAGGAGTTCGTTATCACATCGTTCGTGGAGCTCTCGATACTGCAGGCGTGAACAACCGTATGCAAGCTCGTTCGAAATACGGTGCTAAACGTCCAAAAGCTAAAAAAGCCTAA
- the tuf gene encoding elongation factor Tu encodes MAKAKYERNKPHVNIGTIGHVDHGKTTLTAAITTVLSKTYGGAAIAFDQIDKAPEERERGITISTSHVEYETDTRHYAHVDCPGHADYVKNMITGAAQMDGAILVVSAADGPMPQTREHILLSRQVGVPYIVVFLNKCDMVEDEELLELVEMEVRDLLNEYEFPGDDTPITRGSAREALQNPDGEWAQKIVEMFKEIDTYIPLPERQTDKPFLMPVEDVFSITGRGTVATGRVERGTVKVGEEIEIVGITEETKKSVVTGVEMFRKLLDSAQAGDNIGALLRGVDRTQIERGQVLAKPGSVKPHTEFTAQIYVLTKEEGGRHKPFFTGYRPQFYFRTTDVTGIINLPEGTEMVMPGDNITVTVSLISPIAIEEGTKFSIREGGRTVGAGSVASIQK; translated from the coding sequence ATGGCAAAGGCTAAATACGAACGTAATAAACCCCACGTTAACATCGGTACGATCGGTCACGTCGATCACGGTAAAACAACACTGACTGCTGCAATCACAACTGTATTGTCCAAAACTTACGGTGGTGCAGCAATTGCATTCGATCAAATCGATAAAGCTCCAGAAGAGCGCGAGCGCGGTATCACAATCTCCACATCACACGTTGAGTACGAAACTGACACTCGTCACTACGCTCACGTAGACTGCCCGGGTCACGCCGACTATGTTAAAAACATGATCACTGGCGCGGCACAAATGGACGGAGCTATCTTGGTAGTATCCGCAGCTGATGGTCCAATGCCACAAACTCGTGAGCATATCTTGCTCTCCCGTCAAGTAGGCGTACCTTACATCGTTGTATTCTTGAACAAATGCGACATGGTTGAAGACGAAGAGTTGTTGGAATTGGTTGAGATGGAAGTTCGCGACCTTCTTAACGAATATGAGTTCCCAGGTGATGATACTCCAATCACTCGTGGATCCGCTCGTGAAGCTCTGCAAAACCCTGATGGTGAGTGGGCTCAAAAAATCGTTGAGATGTTCAAAGAGATCGACACTTACATCCCATTGCCTGAGCGTCAAACTGACAAGCCTTTCTTGATGCCTGTCGAGGACGTATTCTCCATCACTGGTCGTGGTACTGTTGCTACTGGCCGTGTAGAGCGTGGTACTGTTAAAGTCGGCGAAGAGATCGAAATCGTTGGTATTACTGAAGAAACTAAAAAATCCGTAGTTACGGGCGTAGAAATGTTCCGTAAATTGTTGGATTCCGCTCAAGCGGGCGACAACATCGGTGCATTGTTGCGTGGTGTTGACCGTACTCAAATCGAGCGTGGTCAAGTACTTGCGAAACCAGGTTCTGTTAAGCCACACACAGAATTCACTGCACAAATCTACGTTTTGACTAAAGAAGAGGGTGGCCGTCATAAGCCTTTCTTCACAGGATACCGTCCACAGTTCTACTTCCGTACAACTGACGTAACAGGCATCATCAACTTGCCTGAAGGTACTGAAATGGTAATGCCTGGTGATAACATCACTGTTACTGTTTCTCTGATCTCCCCAATCGCGATTGAAGAAGGAACTAAGTTCTCCATTCGTGAAGGCGGACGTACAGTAGGTGCCGGTTCCGTAGCATCGATCCAAAAATAA
- the rplV gene encoding 50S ribosomal protein L22 yields the protein MEAKAHAKFIRIAPRKVQLVVDLIRGKQVGEAVAILRHTPKSASPIVEKLLNSAIANAEHNYSLDVNNLVISQAYVNQGPTMKRFRPRAMGRASRINKRTSHITLVVSEK from the coding sequence ATGGAAGCAAAAGCACATGCTAAGTTTATTCGGATTGCTCCTCGTAAAGTTCAACTCGTTGTTGACTTGATTCGCGGCAAGCAAGTAGGTGAGGCGGTTGCCATTCTCCGTCACACTCCGAAATCCGCTTCTCCTATCGTTGAGAAGTTGCTTAACTCCGCTATTGCGAATGCGGAACATAACTATTCTTTGGATGTTAATAACTTGGTTATCTCGCAAGCTTACGTGAACCAAGGACCGACAATGAAACGTTTCCGCCCTCGTGCAATGGGACGTGCAAGTCGTATTAACAAACGTACTAGCCACATCACTTTGGTGGTATCTGAGAAGTAG
- the rpsG gene encoding 30S ribosomal protein S7, translating to MPRKGPVTKRDVLPDPLYNSKLVTRLINRIMIGGKRGVAQSILYNAFKLIQERTGNDPMEVFEAAIKNIMPVLEVKARRVGGANYQVPIEVKPERRTALGLRWLVNYSRNRGEKTMEERLAAEIIDASNNTGASVKKREDTHKMAEANKAFAHYRW from the coding sequence ATGCCACGCAAAGGTCCAGTTACGAAAAGAGACGTTCTGCCTGATCCGTTGTATAACAGCAAGTTGGTTACTCGTTTAATCAACCGCATCATGATCGGCGGAAAACGCGGTGTTGCTCAAAGCATTCTGTATAATGCGTTCAAGTTGATTCAAGAACGTACGGGTAATGACCCTATGGAAGTATTTGAAGCAGCAATCAAGAACATCATGCCAGTCCTGGAAGTTAAAGCTCGCCGTGTCGGCGGTGCCAACTACCAAGTACCAATCGAGGTGAAACCAGAGAGACGTACTGCTCTGGGATTACGTTGGCTCGTGAACTACTCCCGCAACCGCGGTGAGAAAACAATGGAAGAGCGTTTGGCGGCTGAGATCATCGACGCTTCCAACAACACAGGCGCTTCCGTTAAAAAACGTGAAGATACGCACAAAATGGCTGAAGCGAACAAAGCGTTTGCTCACTACCGTTGGTAG
- the rplP gene encoding 50S ribosomal protein L16: MLVPKRVKHRKQQRGHMKGQAKGGTTLNFGEYGLQATEPAWITNRQIEAARIAMTRYIKRGGKVWIKIFPDKPVTQKPLEVRMGSGKGNVEKWVAVVKPGKIMFELAGVPEDVAREAMRLAAHKLPIKTKFVKREEVGGEANES, encoded by the coding sequence ATGTTGGTACCAAAACGCGTAAAACACCGTAAGCAACAACGTGGACATATGAAAGGCCAAGCTAAAGGCGGAACAACTTTGAACTTCGGCGAATATGGTCTTCAAGCTACGGAACCGGCTTGGATTACGAACCGTCAGATTGAAGCGGCTCGTATTGCAATGACACGTTATATCAAACGTGGTGGTAAAGTTTGGATCAAAATTTTCCCTGACAAACCAGTTACTCAAAAGCCTCTCGAAGTTCGGATGGGTAGCGGTAAAGGTAACGTGGAAAAATGGGTTGCAGTAGTGAAACCTGGTAAGATCATGTTTGAACTTGCTGGTGTACCGGAGGATGTTGCACGCGAAGCAATGCGTCTTGCCGCTCACAAACTGCCAATCAAAACGAAGTTCGTGAAACGTGAAGAAGTGGGTGGTGAAGCAAATGAAAGCTAG
- the rpsQ gene encoding 30S ribosomal protein S17: MSEERNARKVQTGKVVSDKMDKTIVVAVETYKKHNLYHKRIKVTKKFKAHDEENTAKIGDTVKIMETRPLSKDKRWRLTEIVEKAVII, from the coding sequence ATGAGCGAAGAACGTAACGCACGTAAAGTGCAAACCGGTAAAGTGGTCAGCGATAAAATGGACAAAACGATTGTTGTTGCTGTAGAAACTTACAAAAAACACAACTTGTACCATAAACGCATTAAGGTTACTAAAAAATTCAAAGCACATGACGAAGAAAACACTGCGAAAATCGGTGACACGGTGAAAATCATGGAGACTCGTCCGCTTTCGAAAGATAAACGCTGGAGACTTACTGAAATCGTAGAAAAAGCGGTTATCATCTAA
- the rplD gene encoding 50S ribosomal protein L4 codes for MPKVSVYNVDGSQVGEVELNDAVFGIEPNQHVLYDAVLMQRASLRQGTHKVKGRSEVRGGGRKPWKQKGTGRARQGSIRSPQWKGGGIVFGPTPRSYAYKLPKKVRRLAIKSALSSKVLDNDIIVLDALTLSSPKTKEFAAILSNLKVGRKALIVAPSYDDNVALSARNIPGVKFVAADGINVLDVLSHDKLIITKEAVQKVEEVLA; via the coding sequence ATGCCAAAAGTATCAGTTTACAATGTAGATGGTAGCCAAGTAGGCGAAGTTGAATTGAACGATGCGGTTTTCGGAATTGAGCCGAACCAACACGTTCTGTACGATGCAGTTCTTATGCAACGCGCTTCCCTTCGTCAAGGTACCCACAAAGTAAAAGGACGTTCTGAAGTACGTGGCGGTGGACGTAAACCTTGGAAACAAAAAGGTACAGGTCGCGCTCGTCAAGGTTCGATTCGTTCACCACAATGGAAAGGCGGCGGTATCGTATTTGGTCCGACACCACGGAGCTATGCGTATAAACTGCCTAAGAAAGTTCGCCGCTTGGCGATCAAATCAGCCCTTTCATCTAAAGTGCTTGACAATGACATTATCGTTTTGGACGCTCTCACGTTGAGCTCACCTAAAACTAAAGAATTTGCAGCCATCTTGAGTAACCTCAAAGTGGGACGTAAAGCTTTGATCGTAGCTCCTAGCTATGATGATAATGTAGCTCTTTCCGCACGGAATATTCCAGGCGTGAAATTCGTAGCTGCTGACGGCATTAATGTTCTTGACGTGCTTTCGCACGACAAACTGATCATTACGAAAGAAGCAGTTCAGAAGGTAGAGGAGGTGCTCGCGTAA
- the rpsC gene encoding 30S ribosomal protein S3: MGQKVNPVGLRVGIIRDWESKWYAGKDFGDLLMEDVRIREFLKNKLKDSALSRVEIERAANRVNVTIHTAKPGMVIGKGGSEVENLRNQITKIAGGKKVHINISEIKNQDLDAVLVAESIAQQLERRVSFRRALKQAIQRTMRSGAKGIKTQVGGRLGGAEIARSEGYSEGTVPLHTLRADIDYGTAEAHTTYGLIGVKVWIYRGEVLPTAKKQAAKEGGN; this comes from the coding sequence GTGGGCCAAAAGGTAAATCCAGTCGGACTCCGTGTCGGAATTATCCGTGACTGGGAATCTAAGTGGTATGCAGGCAAAGACTTCGGTGATCTTTTGATGGAAGACGTGAGAATTCGTGAATTCCTGAAAAATAAATTGAAAGACTCCGCTTTATCTCGTGTGGAAATTGAGAGAGCGGCTAACCGCGTAAACGTAACGATTCACACTGCTAAACCAGGTATGGTTATTGGTAAAGGTGGTTCGGAAGTTGAAAATCTTCGTAACCAAATTACGAAAATTGCTGGCGGTAAAAAAGTACACATCAATATCTCTGAGATTAAGAACCAAGATCTGGACGCTGTCCTTGTAGCTGAAAGCATTGCACAACAATTGGAACGTCGTGTTTCTTTCCGTCGTGCTTTGAAACAAGCAATTCAAAGAACTATGCGCTCTGGAGCAAAAGGTATTAAAACTCAAGTAGGCGGACGTCTTGGCGGCGCTGAGATTGCACGTTCTGAAGGCTACAGCGAAGGAACTGTTCCACTGCACACACTGCGTGCTGACATCGATTATGGTACAGCAGAGGCTCATACTACTTACGGACTTATCGGCGTAAAAGTATGGATCTATCGTGGAGAGGTTCTTCCTACGGCTAAGAAACAAGCAGCTAAGGAAGGAGGCAACTAA
- the rpmC gene encoding 50S ribosomal protein L29, whose protein sequence is MKASEFRNLTSAEIEQKIAGFKEELFNLRFQLATGQLDNPTRIRDVRKEIARAKTIIRERELGIG, encoded by the coding sequence ATGAAAGCTAGTGAATTTCGCAACCTAACCTCTGCTGAAATCGAGCAAAAGATTGCCGGATTTAAAGAAGAACTCTTTAACCTCCGCTTTCAATTAGCTACCGGTCAGCTGGATAACCCGACTCGCATCCGTGATGTGCGGAAAGAAATAGCTCGTGCTAAAACCATTATCCGTGAAAGAGAATTGGGAATCGGTTAA
- the fusA gene encoding elongation factor G — MAREFSLKNTRNIGIMAHIDAGKTTTTERILFYTGRTHKIGEVHEGAATMDWMEQEQERGITITSAATTAAWKGHRVNIIDTPGHVDFTVEVERSLRVLDGAVGVFSAKEGVEPQSETVWRQADKYGVPRIAYVNKMDIIGADFLNVVSDMRDRLQANAVAIQLPIGAENDFKGIIDIVAQKAHMYKDDLGQDIEEVEIPAEFADQVEELRNELIERVAELDEDLTMKYLEGEEITIDEIKTVLRKGVVDVKIFPVICGSSYRNKGVQLMLDAVIDYLPAPTDVASITGHLEDGTEAIRKSSDEEPFSALAFKIMTDPYVGKLTFFRVYSGVLQSGSYVLNATKNKRERIGRILQMHANSRQEITVVYSGDIAAAVGLKDTGTGDTLCDEKYPVILESMNFPDPVIEIAVEPKTKADQDKLGVALGKLTEEDPTLRAHTDEETGQTILAGMGELHLDIIIDRMRREFKVETTVGKPQVAYRETFRAPARVEGKFVRQSGGRGQYGHVWVEFEPLEPGTGSQFESKVVGGSVPREYIQPALSGIEEQMKNGVIAGFPLVDVKATIVDGSYHDVDSNEMAFKIAGSMALKAAKDKCKPVLLEPIMKVEVTVPEEYMGDVMGMLNSRRGRIEGMDSRSGAQIIRAKVPLSEMFGYSTTLRSGTQGRGVFSMELSHYEEVPKSIAEEIVAKTKGTE; from the coding sequence ATGGCTAGAGAGTTCTCCTTGAAAAATACACGTAATATCGGGATCATGGCTCATATTGATGCGGGTAAAACCACTACAACTGAGCGGATCTTGTTCTACACAGGACGTACGCACAAAATCGGTGAAGTTCACGAAGGCGCTGCGACAATGGACTGGATGGAACAAGAGCAGGAGCGCGGAATTACGATTACTTCCGCTGCTACTACCGCTGCTTGGAAGGGCCACCGCGTTAATATTATTGATACCCCGGGACACGTTGACTTCACTGTTGAAGTTGAACGTTCCCTTCGTGTATTGGACGGAGCAGTTGGTGTATTCAGTGCGAAAGAAGGCGTTGAGCCTCAGTCCGAAACCGTATGGAGACAGGCTGACAAGTACGGCGTACCTCGTATCGCATATGTAAACAAAATGGATATCATCGGTGCTGACTTCCTGAACGTTGTATCTGACATGCGTGATCGCCTTCAAGCGAACGCTGTTGCGATTCAACTTCCAATCGGCGCTGAAAATGATTTCAAAGGCATCATCGATATCGTTGCTCAAAAGGCTCATATGTACAAAGATGACCTGGGACAAGATATCGAAGAAGTCGAAATTCCTGCGGAATTTGCAGATCAAGTTGAAGAACTTCGCAACGAGCTGATTGAGCGTGTTGCTGAACTGGACGAAGATTTGACAATGAAATACCTGGAAGGCGAAGAGATCACAATTGATGAGATCAAAACCGTACTCCGTAAAGGTGTTGTAGATGTTAAGATTTTCCCAGTTATCTGTGGATCCTCATACCGTAACAAAGGTGTTCAACTGATGTTGGATGCTGTTATCGACTACTTGCCAGCTCCAACAGATGTTGCTTCGATCACGGGACATCTTGAAGATGGAACTGAAGCAATTCGTAAGTCATCCGATGAAGAGCCATTCTCTGCATTGGCATTCAAAATTATGACAGACCCTTACGTTGGTAAATTGACATTCTTCCGCGTATACTCCGGTGTTCTTCAATCCGGATCATATGTATTGAATGCCACTAAAAACAAGCGTGAGCGTATCGGTCGTATCCTTCAAATGCATGCGAACAGTCGTCAAGAAATCACTGTAGTTTACTCCGGTGATATTGCAGCTGCCGTAGGTTTGAAAGATACGGGTACAGGTGATACACTATGTGATGAGAAATATCCGGTTATCTTGGAGTCAATGAACTTCCCTGATCCGGTTATCGAAATCGCTGTTGAACCTAAAACCAAAGCTGACCAGGATAAACTGGGTGTTGCTCTCGGTAAGTTGACTGAAGAGGATCCTACTCTTCGTGCTCATACTGACGAAGAAACAGGCCAAACGATCTTGGCAGGTATGGGTGAGCTTCACCTTGATATCATCATCGACCGTATGCGTCGTGAGTTCAAGGTTGAAACTACTGTGGGTAAACCACAAGTAGCTTACCGTGAAACATTCCGTGCTCCAGCGCGCGTTGAAGGTAAATTCGTACGTCAATCCGGTGGTCGTGGTCAATACGGTCACGTATGGGTTGAATTCGAACCTCTCGAGCCGGGTACAGGCAGCCAGTTCGAAAGTAAGGTTGTCGGTGGTTCGGTTCCAAGAGAATACATTCAACCTGCACTGTCAGGGATTGAAGAGCAAATGAAAAATGGCGTTATTGCAGGCTTCCCGCTTGTAGACGTTAAGGCTACAATTGTAGACGGATCTTACCATGATGTCGATTCCAATGAGATGGCATTTAAAATTGCCGGATCTATGGCGCTTAAAGCGGCTAAAGACAAGTGTAAACCAGTTCTGCTTGAGCCTATCATGAAAGTAGAAGTAACAGTTCCAGAAGAGTACATGGGTGACGTAATGGGTATGTTGAACTCCCGTCGTGGCCGCATCGAAGGTATGGATTCCCGTAGTGGAGCTCAAATCATCCGTGCTAAGGTACCTTTGTCTGAAATGTTTGGTTACTCTACGACTCTTCGTTCCGGTACTCAAGGACGCGGCGTATTCTCCATGGAACTCTCTCACTATGAAGAAGTTCCTAAGAGCATTGCTGAAGAAATCGTTGCTAAAACAAAAGGCACCGAGTAG
- the rplW gene encoding 50S ribosomal protein L23, whose translation MKDPRDIVKRPIITERTADMMNDLKYVFEVDIRANKTEIKKAVEAIFNVKVKNVNTLRVPAKPKRYGRYSGYTSEWKKAFVTLTKDSKTLEFFETV comes from the coding sequence ATGAAAGATCCTCGTGATATTGTAAAACGTCCGATTATTACGGAACGTACAGCTGACATGATGAATGACTTGAAATATGTATTTGAAGTCGACATCCGTGCAAACAAAACCGAGATCAAGAAAGCCGTAGAAGCTATTTTCAATGTAAAAGTGAAAAACGTGAACACGCTTCGTGTTCCAGCTAAGCCAAAACGGTACGGACGTTATTCCGGATATACTAGCGAATGGAAAAAAGCGTTTGTAACGCTGACAAAAGACAGCAAAACGCTTGAGTTCTTTGAAACTGTATAA